In the Magnolia sinica isolate HGM2019 chromosome 15, MsV1, whole genome shotgun sequence genome, one interval contains:
- the LOC131227365 gene encoding uncharacterized protein LOC131227365, producing the protein MASKQADGNLLSHQISAILDECRLSYAVHPRKLKELSALRSSPSSKPHFFASFSQTLKPLFDFSRKTAAAERIVRFVSIFVTRRDEKHAADCDAFLEDFLKFLLVAAGATNKNARFRSCQIISEIIMRLPDDAEVSNELWDEVIDCMKQRVEDKVPAVRTFAVRALARFANDSENADIIDLFLEALLREQNAEVRKTIVLSMPASSTTSAAIIECTLDVSESVRRAAYCVLANKFPLQSLSIKLRTVILQRGLADRSLPVTNECLKLMRDEWLMKCCNGDPVVLLKYLDVETYESVGEAVMEALLKAGMVHIEDGQSIRQFLGSADEAKEGQCVPGIQLMEAEVTLYWRTVCRHLQVEAQVKGSDAATTAGTEAAVYAAEASDRNDLLERVLPATISDYVELVKAHLIAGPNYHFASRQLLLLGTMLDFSDATNRKVAGSFVQELLNRPLDHEVDDDGNNVVIGDGINLGGDRDWAQAVSELAKKVHASVGEFEEVIVGAVEQLARPCRERAADFMQWMHCLAVTGLLLENIKSLRCLQGTAIEASELLHAILLPGAKHIHVDVQRIATRCLGLFGLVERKPSEELVKQLRLSFANGLSPVSVMASKALLDLVMWHGPQEVDRAMGLDLSSQTRDDKKCFTSVKLSDVNGDLTVEMLDLLNAGLDRDDCDDSMETDDHESVQAILGEGFAKILLLSENYPTIPASLHPILLGRLINLYFSNETKELLRLKQCLSVFFEHYPALSGDHKKSISKAFIPAMRSMWPGIYGNSGGAPVVVSAQRKRATQASRFMLQMMQTPLYPKESEEGQCNEKTPEGPDGSVEPSLDVESGEEGLAIRIAEEVVSCPMKKTAAGKSYMSALCRIVLLLNFRHSEQVAIKCMRGLLGHMVESISADKELVKELKRMAVRLKALDEHPDEVVSQDQANLIFGMLGLDVNLDMDVSAAMPPTPAPRSTRPAPTRRRARREASSSDEEASPVPVVPMTPLASGRSQRVSKTVAMSRLTAKRAPVHDDEDDEDEESDVTSDGTSEESDDEPAE; encoded by the exons ATGGCTTCGAAGCAAGCAGACGGCAATCTTCTCTCTCATCAGATCTCGGCCATTCTCGACGAATGCCGACTCTCGTACGCCGTCCATCCCCGCAAGCTCAAAGAGCTCTCCGCCCTCCGATCATCCCCCTCTTCCAAACCCCATTTCTTCGCCTCATTCTCCCAAACCCTAAAACCCCTCTTCGATTTCTCCCGCAAGACTGCCGCCGCTGAACGGATTGTCCGGTTCGTCTCGATCTTCGTCACCCGCCGCGACGAGAAGCATGCTGCCGACTGCGACGCATTCCTCGAAGACTTCTTGAAGTTCCTTCTGGTTGCGGCCGGGGCCACGAACAAGAACGCGAGGTTCAGGTCTTGCCAGATAATCTCCGAG ATCATAATGCGGTTGCCAGACGATGCAGAAGTAAGCAATGAACTTTGGGATGAAGTGATAGACTGTATGAAGCAAAGGGTCGAGGATAAGGTCCCAGCAGTTCGTACTTTCGCTGTTCGTGCCCTTGCACGCTTTGCCAACGACTCTGAGAATGCTGACATTATTGATCTGTTCCTGGAAGCTTTGCTTCGTGAACAAAATGCT GAGGTTCGTAAAACAATAGTTCTATCTATGCCTGCTTCAAGTACCACATCAGCAGCTATCATCGAATGCACACTCGATGTGAGTGAGTCAGTCCGCAGAGCCGCATACTGTGTTTTGGCTAATAAGTTTCCCCTTCAAAGCCTAAG CATCAAGCTTCGGACTGTTATTCTTCAGAGGGGGCTTGCAGATAGGTCCTTACCTGTAACAAATGAGTGTCTCAAGTTGATGAGAGATGAGTGGCTGATGAAATGTTGTAATGGAGATCCTGTGGTCCTTCTTAAGTATCTCGATGTTGAGACATATGAATCTGTTGGGGAGGCTGTGATGGAAGCTCTTTTAAAAGCTGGGATGGTGCACATAGAAGATGGTCAGAGTATCAGGCAATTTTTAGGATCAGCTGATGAAGCAAAGGAAG GACAATGTGTCCCAGGCATTCAGCTAATGGAAGCAGAGGTCACTCTTTATTGGAGAACTGTATGTAGGCACTTGCAGGTTGAAGCGCAA GTTAAAGGCTCTGATGCGGCAACAACAGCAGGCACTGAAGCAGCGGTGTATGCAGCTGAAGCTTCAGATAGAAATGACCTTCTAGAGAGAGTTCTTCCTGCAACCATTTCAGATTACGTTGAATTGGTGAAAGCTCATCTTATTGCTG GGCCGAATTATCATTTCGCATCTCGTCAGCTACTATTGCTTGGCACGATGCTCGATTTCTCTGATGCCACCAACAGGAAAGTTGCGGGTTCCTTTGTTCAGGAGCTTTTGAACAGGCCTCTTGATCATGAAGTTGATGATGATGGGAATAATGTGGTCATAGGTGATGGCATCAATCTCGGTGGAGACAGAGATTGGGCCCAAGCAGTGTCAGAATTGGCGAAAAAAGTACACGCTTCTGTTGGAGAATTCGAGGAAGTCATCGTTGGTGCTGTCGAGCAGCTTGCTCGTCCTTGTAGAGAGAGGGCTGCCGACTTCATGCAATGGATGCATTGCCTTGCAGTGACTGGCCTCCTCTTGGAAAATATCAAATCTCTTCGGTGTCTGCAAGGAACAGCCATTGAAGCCTCTGAGCTACTGCATGCAATACTGCTTCCTGGG GCAAAGCACATTCATGTGGACGTGCAGAGAATTGCTACAAGATGCCTTGGCCTCTTTGGTTTGGTAGAGAGGAAGCCAAGTGAAGAGTTGGTGAAGCAGCTGCGACTTTCCTTTGCTAATGGCCTGTCTCCAGTCAGTGTCATGGCCAGTAAGGCACTACTTGATCTTGTTATGTGGCATGGTCCTCAGGAAGTTGACAGGGCCATGGGActggatctttcatctcaaacaCGTGATGACAAGAAGTGTTTTACTTCTGTAAAACTATCGGATGTCAATGGTGATCTAACTGTTGAAATGCTTGATCTTCTAAATGCTGGACTTGACCGAGATGATTGTGATGATTCCATGGAAACGGATGATCATGAGTCAGTTCAAGCTATTCTAGGGGAGGGATTTGCCAAAATTCTCCTACTGAGCGAGAATTATCCAACCATACCTGCTTCTTTACATCCTATACTCTTGGGCAGATTAATCAACTTATATTTCAGTAATGAAACAAAGGAGTTGCTTAG GTTGAAGCAATGTCTGTCTGTCTTCTTTGAGCACTACCCGGCACTTTCAGGAGATCATAAG AAGAGCATCTCCAAGGCTTTTATTCCTGCCATGCGTTCCATGTGGCCTGGCATTTATGGGAATTCAGGGGGAGCTCCAGTTGTGGTATCTGCTCAGCGAAAGCGTGCAACCCAGGCATCCCGCTTCATGCTTCAAATGATGCAAACTCCTCTATACCCAAAAGAATCCGAGGAAGGACAGTGCAACGAGAAGACCCCAGAAGGTCCTGATGGTTCTGTTGAGCCTTCCCTCGACGTCGAGAGTGGAGAGGAAGGACTTGCCATTCGCATTGCTGAGGAG GTGGTGAGCTGTCCTATGAAGAAGACAGCTGCTGGCAAGTCATATATGTCAGCTTTGTGTAGAATAGTTCTCTTGCTCAATTTCCGTCACTCAGAGCAAGTAGCAATAAAGTGTATGAGGGGACTCTTGGGCCACATGGTCGAATCCATATCGGCGGACAAGGAACTCGTAAAAGAGCTGAAGCGGATGGCAGTGCGTCTTAAAGCTCTAGATGAACATCCAGATGAAGTGGTTTCACAAGATCAAGCTAATCTTATTTTTG GAATGCTAGGATTGGATGTCAACCTAGATATGGATGTTTCTGCCGCAATGCCACCGACACCGGCGCCCCGTTCAACTAGACCTGCTCCGACTAGGAGACGAGCAAGGCGGGAAGCATCGTCCTCTGATGAAGAAGCTTCACCTGTTCCTGTTGTTCCTATGACTCCTCTGGCAAGTGGCCGATCTCAAAGGGTGAGCAAGACGGTAGCGATGAGTAGACTAACGGCCAAAAGAGCTCCAGTtcatgatgatgaagatgatgaagatgaagagTCAGATGTTACATCTGATGGGACTTCAGAGGAATCCGATGATGAGCCTGCAGAATGA